A single genomic interval of Camelina sativa cultivar DH55 chromosome 11, Cs, whole genome shotgun sequence harbors:
- the LOC104726102 gene encoding heterogeneous nuclear ribonucleoprotein 1-like has product MESDLGKLFVGGISWDTDEERLRDYFSNYGDVVEAVIMRDRATGRARGFGFIVFSDPCVAERVIMVDKHIIDGRTVEAKKAVPRDDQQVLKRHASPIHLMSPVHGGGGGARTKKIFVGGLPSSITEEEFKNYFDQFGTIADVVVMYDHNTQRPRGFGFITFDSDDAVDRVLLKTFHELNGKLVEVKRAVPKEISPPASSSNRSPLPLGVNYGGGVSNRMSANSYFNNFAPGPGFYNNLGGSVVGGRFSPVIGSGRNAASAFGLGLNHELSLNLNPSYDGTTSTFGYNRLPSNPYFNGASPNRYTSPIGHNRTDSPYNSNNRGLWGNRTDTAGPGWNLNENNRGNWGLPSSSSAVANDNSGGYGRNFGTGSGLSSSPFNGFEGSIGELYRGSSVYSDSTWQQQQQQLPSQSSHELDNLSRPYGYDIDNVGSDPSANDSEGYNGSHDVGNRQTNRGIEA; this is encoded by the exons ATGGAATCGGATCTGGGGAAGCTCTTCGTTGGTGGGATTTCGTGGGATACAGATGAAGAAAGGTTAAGAGACTATTTTAGCAACTACGGTGATGTTGTTGAAGCTGTGATCATGAGAGACCGTGCCACTGGTCGTGCTCGTGGCTTTGGTTTCATTGTTTTCTCTGATCCTTGTGTTGCTGAGAGAGTCATCATGGTCGACAAACACATCATCGATGGCCGCACG GTTGAGGCGAAGAAGGCCGTGCCTCGAGATGATCAGCAGGTGCTAAAACGACACGCTAGTCCTATCCACCTTATGTCACCTGTCCatggtggtggcggtggtgcAAGGACAAAGAAGATCTTTGTTGGAGGTTTACCGTCCAGCATTACCGAGGAAGAGTTCAAGAACTACTTTGATCAGTTTGGTACTATTGCTGATGTTGTGGTAATGTATGATCATAACACGCAGAGGCCCAGAGGGTTTGGTTTCATTACTTTTGATTCAGATGATGCTGTTGACAGAGTTCTTCTCAAGACCTTTCATGAGCTCAATGGAAAACTAGTTGAGGTCAAAAGAGCGGTACCTAAGGAGATTTCCCCTCCTGCTTCTTCTAGTAACCGAAGCCCGCTTCCTCTCGGTGTTAACTATGGTGGAGGCGTGTCTAATAGGATGTCTGCTAATAGCTACTTTAACAACTTTGCTCCTGGTCCTGGTTTTTATAACAATCTAGGAGGCTCTGTTGTTGGTGGTCGCTTTAGTCCTGTTATTGGTAGTGGTAGAAATGCGGCTTCTGCTTTCGGCCTCGGTTTGAATCATGAACTGAGTTTGAATTTGAATCCTAGCTATGATGGGACTACTTCTACATTTGGGTATAACCGGCTTCCAAGCAACCCTTACTTCAACGGTGCTTCCCCAAACCGTTACACCTCTCCAATCGGGCACAATAGAACTGATTCTCCTTACAATTCTAACAATAGAGGCTTATGGGGAAACAGAACCGATACTGCAGGTCCCGGTTGGAACTTGAATGAAAACAACAGAGGAAACTGGggacttccttcttcttcttctgctgttGCTAATGATAACAGTGGCGGCTATGGAAGAAACTTTGGGACAGGTTCTGGACTTTCCTCGTCCCCATTTAACGGTTTTGAAGGTTCTATAGGGGAATTGTACAGAGGGAGCTCGGTTTACAGCGACTCAACGTggcagcaacagcagcagcagctacCATCTCAGTCTTCTCACGAGCTAGACAATTTGTCTCGCCCTTACGGCTATGACATTGACAATGTAGGTTCAGACCCATCTGCAAATGACTCAGAAGGATACAATGGAAGCCACGATGTTGGAAATAGACAAACTAATAGag GTATTGAGGCATAG